The following coding sequences lie in one Chelatococcus sp. YT9 genomic window:
- a CDS encoding LLM class flavin-dependent oxidoreductase has translation MSQMHLGVFVLGTGHHVSAWKLPDSWGNAEDLGLLQHVASTAERGKFDLIFFADALNTGPTVHPSMMVRLEPLTLLSALAMTTSHIGLAATASATYSEPYNLARLFASLDHISGGRAAWNVVTGAFPEAALNFSRDHHPPHAQRYASATEFVKVAKGLWDSWEDGAIVMDKREGRFADTSRMHVLDHKGEFYTVKGPLNISRPPQGHPVIIQAGASDAGRALAASIAEIVFAVQQDLTAAKAFRADLRELASKAGRNPDHMKIMPGVSPIIGETETDAKAKLAMLGEMMDPKSALKVLSERLGQDLSDYPLDGPVPELPPSSIMQGHAVTLTAMAKSKNMTLRELRDYAAAAMGHRLLVGTPEMVADGLEEWFVAGAADGFNIMPSWFPGAFDDFVDHVVPILQKRGLFRTEYSGRTLRDHLGLPRPAATVLA, from the coding sequence ATGTCCCAGATGCATCTTGGCGTGTTCGTTCTGGGGACGGGACACCATGTATCCGCTTGGAAACTTCCCGATTCTTGGGGCAATGCCGAAGACCTCGGTCTTCTGCAGCATGTCGCCAGCACGGCCGAGCGCGGCAAATTCGATCTCATCTTCTTCGCCGACGCGCTCAATACAGGCCCTACCGTGCATCCTTCGATGATGGTGCGGCTCGAACCCCTGACATTGCTGTCGGCGCTGGCGATGACGACAAGCCATATCGGGCTCGCGGCAACAGCCTCCGCCACCTATAGCGAGCCCTATAATCTCGCACGCCTCTTTGCCTCGCTGGATCATATCAGCGGCGGTCGCGCCGCCTGGAATGTTGTCACGGGCGCCTTCCCTGAGGCGGCCTTGAACTTCAGCCGCGACCATCATCCTCCCCATGCCCAGCGCTATGCCTCAGCGACGGAATTCGTGAAGGTCGCCAAGGGCCTCTGGGATAGCTGGGAAGACGGCGCCATCGTGATGGACAAACGCGAGGGTCGCTTCGCCGATACATCGCGAATGCATGTCCTCGATCACAAGGGTGAGTTCTATACTGTAAAAGGTCCCCTGAATATCTCGCGCCCCCCGCAAGGGCATCCGGTTATTATTCAGGCTGGCGCATCCGATGCTGGCCGGGCGCTTGCCGCCTCGATTGCCGAAATCGTTTTCGCCGTTCAGCAGGACCTCACCGCGGCCAAGGCGTTCCGGGCGGATCTTCGGGAACTGGCCAGCAAGGCTGGCCGTAACCCCGATCACATGAAGATCATGCCGGGGGTCTCCCCGATCATCGGTGAGACGGAAACCGATGCCAAGGCGAAGCTTGCCATGCTCGGCGAGATGATGGATCCGAAGTCGGCACTCAAGGTGCTCTCCGAACGTCTCGGGCAGGATCTCTCGGACTATCCGCTGGATGGTCCCGTGCCGGAATTGCCGCCGTCGAGCATCATGCAGGGCCACGCGGTGACACTGACGGCGATGGCGAAGTCCAAGAACATGACGCTGCGGGAATTGCGCGACTATGCCGCTGCGGCGATGGGCCACCGGCTCCTCGTCGGCACGCCGGAGATGGTCGCCGACGGCCTGGAGGAATGGTTTGTTGCCGGCGCTGCGGACGGCTTCAACATTATGCCATCGTGGTTTCCCGGCGCCTTCGACGATTTCGTCGATCACGTCGTCCCCATCCTGCAGAAGCGCGGCCTGTTTCGCACCGAATACAGCGGGCGAACGTTGCGCGATCATCTCGGCCTGCCGCGCCCGGCCGCCACGGTGCTAGCCTAG
- a CDS encoding TIGR02444 family protein — MTSRLKTPLWDFALDLYGRPGVSHACLTLQDEAGLDVIHLIVVAYADHIGKPLDAEDIATSREAMKDWRAGAVLPLRTARRFLKAPLPALDAEKEALREAVKAAELKAEQLQLAMAHGWLTTRVEKRGLPLPEALQHLLAPSQDQAVGAEAIQQALSTITAAVRTIDQA; from the coding sequence ATGACGTCGCGCCTCAAGACACCGCTCTGGGATTTCGCGCTCGATCTCTACGGCCGCCCGGGCGTGTCCCACGCCTGCCTCACGTTGCAGGACGAAGCAGGCCTAGACGTGATCCATCTGATCGTCGTTGCCTATGCCGACCACATCGGCAAGCCGCTCGACGCCGAGGACATCGCCACCTCGCGCGAAGCCATGAAGGATTGGCGGGCGGGTGCGGTGCTGCCGCTACGGACAGCACGCCGCTTCCTGAAAGCCCCGCTACCTGCCCTCGACGCCGAGAAGGAGGCCCTGCGCGAGGCGGTCAAGGCAGCCGAGCTCAAGGCCGAGCAACTACAGCTTGCCATGGCGCACGGCTGGCTCACGACGCGCGTGGAAAAGAGAGGTTTGCCGCTCCCGGAGGCCTTGCAGCATCTGCTCGCTCCTTCCCAAGATCAGGCTGTGGGCGCCGAGGCGATCCAACAGGCGCTCTCGACCATTACCGCCGCCGTTCGGACGATCGATCAAGCCTGA
- a CDS encoding D-2-hydroxyacid dehydrogenase, whose translation MKTALLTSIARDSIAAALSPFGEVRLVADQPELPAALDGADVLVMSNPGLYTAEFADELCRHGRALRWIQFLSAGYDGPQLHGIPAKAVLTNAGECWSPTVAEHAVALLLALVRQLADCHAAQDRRQWDAGIRPRLASLEGKTVTILGFGSIGRDITARLRPFGAHIVGVTRSGLPVEAGAAPDRMVQVGQLPGLLRETDALVVTLPLSAQTRHIIDADALACLPPHAVLVNVSRGGTVDAIAVAEALQTGRLGGAALDVTEPEPLPADDPLWATPNTIITPHVAGFGSAALAGRLGSLVAANARRFATGQDLLHRVDVPVRQLPDSF comes from the coding sequence GTGAAGACAGCGCTCTTGACGAGCATCGCGCGCGACAGTATCGCGGCGGCATTGTCGCCGTTCGGCGAGGTCCGTCTGGTTGCCGATCAGCCGGAGCTTCCCGCGGCGCTCGATGGTGCCGACGTCTTGGTGATGAGCAATCCTGGCCTCTATACGGCGGAATTCGCCGATGAGCTCTGCCGGCATGGTAGGGCCCTCCGGTGGATCCAGTTTCTGTCGGCAGGTTATGATGGGCCGCAGCTGCATGGCATTCCGGCGAAGGCTGTGCTCACCAATGCCGGGGAATGCTGGTCGCCGACCGTTGCCGAACATGCGGTGGCGCTGCTTCTGGCGCTCGTCCGGCAGCTGGCGGATTGCCACGCGGCACAGGACAGGCGGCAATGGGACGCCGGCATCCGTCCGCGTCTCGCCTCGCTGGAAGGCAAGACCGTCACCATACTTGGCTTTGGCAGCATCGGGCGCGACATCACGGCGCGTTTGCGCCCCTTCGGCGCGCATATCGTCGGCGTCACGCGGAGCGGCTTGCCGGTCGAGGCCGGCGCGGCACCGGATCGCATGGTGCAGGTCGGACAGCTGCCGGGGCTTCTCAGGGAGACGGATGCGCTTGTCGTGACCCTGCCGCTCTCCGCGCAGACACGGCATATCATCGACGCGGATGCGCTTGCCTGTCTGCCGCCTCATGCCGTGCTGGTCAACGTATCGCGGGGTGGGACGGTAGATGCCATCGCTGTTGCGGAAGCCCTTCAGACGGGGCGGCTTGGCGGCGCTGCCCTCGACGTCACCGAGCCGGAACCTTTGCCGGCCGATGATCCCCTCTGGGCGACGCCGAACACGATCATCACGCCGCATGTCGCAGGTTTTGGAAGTGCGGCGCTCGCCGGGCGGCTGGGCAGCCTCGTCGCTGCCAATGCCCGCCGCTTCGCAACCGGACAGGACCTTCTGCACCGCGTCGATGTCCCGGTCAGGCAGCTTCCTGACAGTTTCTAG